A single window of Dermacentor albipictus isolate Rhodes 1998 colony chromosome 1, USDA_Dalb.pri_finalv2, whole genome shotgun sequence DNA harbors:
- the LOC139054916 gene encoding uncharacterized protein, which translates to MANYHPLLLTIISVDSSSFGLGAVLLQAQPSEERRAVAYASLSISPTEQSYSQTEKEGLAVAWAVKRFDEYVHGLYLTVKTDRFPLTSLLGSMDVNALPPRIQTIRLKLMRYQYRILYVPGKLLAMADTLSRAPVTPVSTAEENQVELYASEVVSSIEQDTPIGFEAVGPHQPMNVLVEFASFAKNYGFSHVTSSPGYPQSNDAVERAVHTVKDLFRNSNDYFLALLAYCNTPGVTGYSPSQLLMGQWLRIHAPRDHGKLSPEIPPPDVFSQKDTTAKKRQARNFNCRHGVLSRAQRPRSYIVETPGSVMQRNRRHLVPFTTEQPTLDSGASSPDKPNLPSPTLFPSPGPSQEQASPGKHERSARRDMAGIPEEVTRSGRRVVPPKRLNL; encoded by the exons ATGGCGAACTACCACCCACTGCTTCTGACCATCATATCCGTAGATTCTAGTTCGTTTGGCTTGGGTGCCGTTTTGCTACAAGCCCAACCGAGTGAGGAGCGTAGAGCTGTGGCCTACGCATCACTCTCCATCTCACCAACGGAACAAAGTTACAGCCAGACAGAAAAGGAAGGCTTGGCGGTTGCATGGGCAGTCAAGCGGTTTGACGAGTATGTCCATGGCCTATACTTGACTGTCAAGACTGACCGCTTTCCGCTCACATCACTGCTGGGTTCCATGGATGTCAATGCTTTACCACCAAGAATCCAAACCATTCGACTAAAGCTCATGAGGTACCAGTACAGGATTCTGTACGTTCCGGGGAAGTTGCTAGCAATGGCTGATACTCTTTCAAGAGCCCCTGTCACACCTGTATCCACCGCTGAGGAAAACCAAGTGGAGTTGTATGCAAGTGAGGTTGTCAGCAGCATTGAGCAAGACACACCAATCGGCTTTGAGGCAGTTGGTCCACACCAGCCGATGAATG TTCTCGTCGAGTTTGCAAGTTTTGCGAAAAACTATGGGTTCAGTCATGTTACTAGCAGTCCCGGTTACCCGCAGTCAAACGATGCAGTAGAACGGGCAGTGCACACTGTGAAGGATCTCTTCCGCAATAGCAACGACTACTTCCTGGCACTGCTAGCATATTGCAACACACCAGGTGTCACGGGTTACAGCCCATCCCAGCTGCTCATGGGTCAGTGGTTACGAATACACGCACCCAGGGACCACGGCAAGCTGTCGCCAGAAATACCACCACCAGACGTCTTCTCCCAAAAAGATACCACCGCCAAGAAACGGCAAGCTCGGAACTTTAACTGTCGCCACGGG GTGCTCAGCAGAGCCCAGCGGCCACGCTCATACATCGTGGAAACACCCGGGAGTGTAATGCAGCGAAACCGACGGCATCTGGTGCCTTTTACAACCGAGCAGCCCACTCTAGATTCAGGTGCATCATCCCCCGATAAACCAAACCTGCCATCTCCAACCTTATTTCCAAGCCCGGGGCCAAGCCAGGAGCAAGCATCACCCGGCAAGCATGAGAGGAGTGCCAGGCGGGACATGGCTGGCATCCCTGAAGAGGTTACAAGGTCTGGAAGGCGTGTGGTGCCACCCAAGAGGCTGAACTTGTAA